A genome region from Rhodopseudomonas boonkerdii includes the following:
- a CDS encoding DNA methyltransferase has translation MKQMKMPGENEQMLHTANRPRKAAPAMPAKSLDALYRQPLAAKRTGALYGAFPYPTKISPEAIALYIAAHTKPGDTVFDGFGGSGTTGLAALLCERPTEELRAEAIRLGLDVQWGARNAVLYELGALGSFVGRTLTNPPDPAAFRKAAEDVLAAGESEDGWMYEARDPSGAKGSLRHLIWSDKLRCPGCRSSVTLWDACVSLDPAEISSTFSCPKCRHEAPMDDVQRVTVQEQDDVLGEQRALRGRAMARVYGSTGKKRWSRPATAADLTLIKKIEAEPIPSCVPQALIPWGDLYRKGYHQGITHVHHFYTRRNLIVFARMWERVESYRGALREGLRFWLLSYNAAHGTIMTRVVAKSGQKDLVVTSAQPGVLYVSGLPVEKNFFAGLRRKLTTIAQAFETIHGGSGKVEVVHGSSCAVALPSGSIDYVFTDPPFGANIPYAELSYINEAWLKTFTDRTDEAIVSPDQGKAIDEYRDLLTQSFSEARRILKPSGKATMVFHSASAEVWNALQRAYQDAGFDVEYAGVLDKKQGSFKQVTTEGAVRGDPVLLLGPRRKAEARIESKTGADECVWTVATALHRAATAAHDPAEATAQRLYSRLVTHFLSHHQQVPLDADVFYRWYAEQPLPGVLCSAGD, from the coding sequence ATGAAACAAATGAAAATGCCGGGGGAAAACGAACAGATGCTTCACACAGCAAACAGGCCACGCAAGGCAGCGCCGGCGATGCCCGCCAAATCTCTGGATGCCCTCTACCGCCAGCCACTGGCGGCAAAGCGCACCGGTGCCCTGTACGGGGCCTTTCCCTACCCGACAAAGATTTCCCCGGAGGCGATTGCCCTATATATCGCCGCCCATACCAAACCCGGCGACACCGTGTTTGACGGGTTCGGGGGCAGCGGGACGACCGGCCTCGCCGCGCTGCTTTGTGAACGGCCAACCGAGGAATTGCGCGCCGAAGCGATCCGCCTTGGTCTTGACGTGCAGTGGGGTGCCCGCAATGCCGTTCTCTATGAGCTGGGCGCGCTCGGCTCGTTTGTCGGCCGGACCCTGACCAATCCGCCCGATCCTGCCGCGTTCAGGAAGGCCGCCGAAGATGTCCTGGCGGCCGGGGAGAGCGAAGACGGCTGGATGTATGAAGCGCGCGATCCCTCCGGCGCGAAAGGCTCCCTTCGTCACCTGATCTGGAGCGATAAGCTGCGCTGCCCCGGTTGCCGCAGCTCTGTCACGTTGTGGGATGCGTGCGTTTCGCTCGATCCGGCGGAGATTTCTTCCACCTTCTCCTGCCCGAAATGCCGCCATGAAGCGCCGATGGATGATGTGCAACGGGTGACGGTGCAGGAACAGGATGATGTGCTGGGCGAGCAGCGCGCATTGCGCGGACGCGCGATGGCCCGCGTCTATGGTTCGACCGGAAAAAAACGCTGGTCGCGCCCGGCCACGGCCGCCGACCTGACGCTTATCAAGAAGATTGAGGCGGAGCCGATCCCGTCGTGCGTCCCGCAGGCGTTGATCCCCTGGGGCGATCTTTACCGAAAAGGCTACCACCAGGGCATTACGCACGTTCATCACTTCTACACGCGGCGCAATCTCATCGTCTTCGCCCGCATGTGGGAGCGTGTGGAATCGTATCGCGGCGCGCTCCGCGAAGGGCTGCGCTTCTGGCTGCTCAGCTATAACGCGGCGCACGGCACGATCATGACGCGCGTCGTGGCGAAGTCCGGCCAGAAAGACCTAGTCGTCACCAGCGCCCAACCCGGCGTGCTCTATGTCAGCGGCCTTCCGGTCGAAAAGAACTTTTTTGCAGGATTGCGGCGCAAGCTGACAACAATTGCGCAGGCGTTTGAGACAATCCACGGCGGCAGCGGCAAGGTCGAAGTCGTCCACGGATCTAGCTGCGCTGTCGCGCTGCCGTCCGGCAGTATCGACTATGTATTCACGGACCCGCCCTTCGGAGCCAACATACCCTATGCCGAACTCAGTTATATAAACGAGGCTTGGCTCAAGACCTTCACCGACCGCACAGATGAAGCCATCGTTAGCCCAGACCAAGGCAAGGCCATTGACGAGTACCGGGACCTGCTGACCCAGTCGTTCAGCGAGGCCCGCCGGATATTGAAGCCGTCCGGCAAAGCCACGATGGTGTTTCATTCCGCATCCGCCGAAGTCTGGAACGCCTTGCAGCGCGCCTACCAGGATGCGGGCTTTGACGTGGAGTATGCGGGGGTTCTCGACAAGAAGCAGGGCAGCTTCAAACAGGTCACAACGGAAGGAGCCGTGCGCGGCGATCCCGTGCTCCTGTTGGGGCCCCGTCGTAAGGCCGAGGCCCGGATCGAAAGCAAGACCGGTGCGGACGAATGTGTATGGACGGTCGCAACGGCCCTTCACCGCGCGGCGACCGCCGCGCATGATCCGGCCGAAGCGACGGCGCAGAGGCTTTACTCCCGCCTCGTGACGCATTTCCTCAGCCATCATCAGCAAGTCCCGCTCGACGCGGACGTCTTCTATCGCTGGTACGCCGAACAGCCGCTGCCCGGAGTTCTATGCAGTGCCGGCGACTGA
- a CDS encoding N-6 DNA methylase, with product MPATDAVGAIRSSARSFEESLPPAQRKRLGQFFTGLPLGALLAHLALDPGARTVIDPMAGHGDLLDAAALTAQARGARLSRLHGIELDSETAAFCGRRMAALQADEAAESSHIFTGSAFEPAAIAALDTPGYDLVITNPPYVRYQSQNGNGAGVGDVRRGLSAIVDARMVGGERALWQALVDGYSGLADLSIPAWLLSALLTRPGGRLALVVPATWRSRDYADVVRYLLLRSFRLEYIVADTQPGWFSDALVRTHLVIARRLSWDEAQAPVSGRSLLPATWLQVAPAAAGGESLVGGAFPGSEPERDFAAWAGAANGDVPGIERRPFALDEEWRTLEQRLARKGWFQKAENRRDALPLFSAGDARPAAIPEGLRDMLPPGAAPAHLQTLEQAGIRVSQGLRSGCNRFFYVTLAGDDEGETVTVEASDSFQNMRFRVPADALRQVLHRQADMQAFASGHLPATRALDLSDWVLPEDQPAVTEATEAYRRRGMSVPRVMPPELASFVRLVARYAPDPKEPARFIPDLSAVRTNVRRPTNGRDVPRFWYMLPAFTARHLPSIFTPRINHGTPSVALNTQPPVLIDANFSTLWADEKRWTAHALYALFHSSWCRAAMEATGTPLGGGALKLEATHIRQVPIPALSDRDRERLAALGQQLAAGVPTARHQIDMFILAVSLPGMNENNLKDVARHLDSRLEAACVARQRTVHDS from the coding sequence GTGCCGGCGACTGACGCAGTCGGCGCGATCAGGTCCTCGGCACGGTCCTTTGAGGAAAGCCTGCCGCCGGCTCAGCGCAAACGGCTGGGGCAGTTCTTTACTGGGTTGCCGTTGGGGGCGCTTCTCGCGCACCTAGCGCTCGACCCCGGCGCGCGCACGGTGATCGATCCGATGGCCGGGCACGGCGACCTCCTTGATGCGGCAGCATTGACGGCGCAGGCGCGGGGAGCTCGGCTCAGCCGACTGCACGGAATAGAGCTTGATTCCGAAACAGCCGCCTTCTGCGGTCGCAGGATGGCGGCTTTGCAGGCGGACGAAGCTGCGGAGAGCAGCCATATTTTCACGGGAAGTGCTTTTGAGCCCGCCGCCATCGCGGCGCTAGATACCCCCGGCTACGATCTCGTCATCACCAATCCCCCTTATGTGAGATACCAATCGCAAAACGGGAACGGTGCCGGTGTCGGTGACGTGCGCCGGGGCCTGTCCGCGATTGTTGATGCGCGCATGGTCGGCGGCGAGCGCGCGCTCTGGCAGGCACTGGTTGACGGCTATTCGGGCCTTGCCGATCTTTCCATACCGGCCTGGCTCCTGTCCGCCCTGTTGACACGGCCGGGCGGTCGCCTGGCCCTTGTCGTTCCCGCCACCTGGCGTTCGCGCGACTATGCCGATGTTGTCCGCTACCTGCTGCTGCGCTCGTTTCGCCTTGAGTACATTGTCGCGGATACACAGCCCGGCTGGTTTTCCGATGCGCTGGTGCGCACGCATCTTGTGATCGCGCGGCGGCTTTCTTGGGACGAGGCGCAAGCGCCCGTGTCAGGCCGGTCGCTTTTGCCGGCAACCTGGCTGCAAGTTGCACCGGCGGCTGCGGGCGGAGAGTCGCTTGTGGGCGGTGCCTTTCCCGGTTCGGAACCGGAGCGGGATTTTGCGGCATGGGCGGGCGCGGCAAACGGGGACGTGCCGGGCATTGAGCGCCGCCCCTTTGCGCTGGATGAGGAATGGCGCACACTGGAGCAACGCCTTGCACGCAAGGGCTGGTTCCAAAAGGCCGAAAACAGGCGCGATGCCCTGCCGCTATTTTCCGCCGGGGACGCAAGGCCGGCGGCGATACCGGAAGGATTGCGGGACATGCTGCCGCCCGGCGCGGCGCCGGCGCACCTCCAGACGCTCGAACAGGCGGGTATCCGGGTCAGCCAGGGCCTGCGCTCTGGCTGCAACCGGTTCTTCTATGTAACGCTTGCCGGTGACGATGAGGGCGAAACCGTCACCGTCGAAGCGTCGGACAGCTTTCAGAACATGCGTTTCCGTGTTCCGGCGGACGCGCTGCGGCAGGTTCTCCATCGCCAGGCCGATATGCAGGCATTTGCGAGCGGCCACCTTCCGGCAACACGCGCGCTCGATCTGTCGGACTGGGTCTTGCCGGAAGACCAGCCGGCCGTCACCGAAGCGACGGAGGCTTACCGCAGGCGGGGCATGTCCGTGCCGCGCGTCATGCCGCCCGAACTGGCATCGTTCGTGCGGCTGGTAGCCCGGTATGCGCCGGACCCCAAAGAGCCGGCGCGGTTCATTCCCGACCTTTCGGCGGTGCGCACCAATGTCCGCCGGCCAACCAACGGCCGCGACGTTCCGCGCTTCTGGTACATGTTGCCGGCCTTCACCGCGCGCCACCTGCCCTCGATCTTCACGCCGCGGATCAATCACGGGACACCGTCCGTCGCGCTGAATACGCAGCCGCCGGTTCTGATCGATGCCAACTTCTCAACCCTGTGGGCGGATGAGAAGCGATGGACAGCGCATGCGCTCTACGCCCTGTTCCATAGCAGCTGGTGCCGGGCGGCCATGGAAGCCACCGGCACACCTCTTGGCGGCGGCGCGCTCAAACTCGAAGCGACGCATATCCGTCAGGTGCCGATTCCCGCTTTATCGGACCGCGACCGCGAGAGACTTGCCGCGCTCGGACAGCAACTGGCTGCGGGTGTACCGACAGCCCGGCACCAGATCGACATGTTCATCCTGGCCGTTTCGTTGCCCGGCATGAATGAAAACAACCTTAAAGACGTAGCGCGCCACCTCGACTCTCGCCTCGAGGCTGCGTGCGTCGCCCGTCAAAGGACCGTCCATGACAGCTGA
- a CDS encoding N-6 DNA methylase, with protein MTADIIRIRETIARCRMLRDAGHVEAVLRSEFQGRLRLMFQDTAHETWINNYTEGTEAHTKVGTGSGKAASRFIDNLVGSTTIEYESDLRNTAKRDTGYAQVQEQAAGLVRAGMPVSTVRGVLSDTVEWYAYDAELAAGVDPLSCTAADITLVVIDELKLLDDSVLSAEQLGGFIKKHLAREQSRPLRSEFLASDLGIDSAAYKNSAGPLSLLVDEGRKADPSAGLATDLWSQFVDHLEGPAGTFRTTAYVDEAYVTLLARLLSANVLTGKAVLSTDDELKTILNGEFFRNNFQLENVVEQDYFGWLLSPVYIDRLVAVARDLQRDLYAYDFSWYPEEDLFGRFMAQLARRSQRKLLGQEWTPHWLARLLADRCIDGLPNGESPRIVDMCCGSGTMLAEIIKATRVRFGFSAIEQLEDVATGFDIDPLAVSLAKTTWVVSLSAEIKAATKPIVIPVYHADSLFAVTPVSASVPLVGESDTIPVSLDGTTVHLPTALVQPAYREFFDKIVDWAYDEARDAQQRGTVAGFSKADADSFLDGTIAVFGITLSPELYKQLSEALFPLAHRMAELAVAGRNGIWAFILRNTYRPGLLTGHFNGLVSNPPWLAMSGLADNPYRDLLKGRAKLYGIQPAGQSFLHLELGTMHLLHAIDRYLGPDACVACLVPGTVLNGTHHERLRQHDFLTSDRPVPFDIAEIWQAAPGTFKYPGAALVGHKRANTTGLPQSTFSGFVATDAGLNAAGFSVRTIGSARSAWVLETGGGSAVAGGGGDLPQQGADLMPRTAVCVDIVQNAGAEVRVDTPTRASAWGFTIKSAKEMAADRFPGHVAPRFLFRMAQSENLLPFVLGVHRAPLALPALRAAGGTWSILDEAEIRRQGFTQTARRFAAINQRLKTVGKGKSVQQRIDERGKLSKQVFGMSGYLILAGAGGKIICAACVPVAQAQDLVVDQTLYWKVVTDADEAWYQVGMLNSEALTNATLAFNPKGDFGERHLHTLPYRMMPAYDAANGDHQQIAVLAEDIATLADGHCTTDLYLADPAKALTARRRKLRTLLEASPLLAQLETLAQSALAGASTAPSGGSGSGTQAPVC; from the coding sequence ATGACAGCTGATATTATCCGCATTCGTGAAACTATCGCGCGCTGCCGTATGCTGCGAGATGCAGGTCATGTAGAGGCGGTGCTGCGCAGCGAGTTCCAGGGGCGGTTGCGGCTCATGTTCCAGGACACCGCGCATGAGACCTGGATCAACAACTACACCGAAGGCACGGAAGCCCATACCAAGGTGGGCACTGGATCAGGCAAGGCCGCGTCCCGCTTCATCGACAATCTGGTGGGTTCGACCACGATTGAGTACGAATCCGATCTGCGCAACACTGCTAAGCGCGATACCGGCTACGCGCAGGTGCAGGAGCAGGCAGCGGGGCTGGTCCGCGCGGGCATGCCGGTTTCAACGGTCCGGGGCGTATTGTCGGATACGGTCGAATGGTACGCTTACGATGCTGAGCTTGCAGCAGGGGTCGATCCATTATCCTGCACCGCTGCCGACATCACGCTCGTCGTCATAGACGAGCTCAAGCTGCTTGATGACAGCGTCCTGTCCGCCGAGCAGCTCGGCGGCTTTATCAAGAAGCATCTGGCGCGCGAACAGTCGCGGCCGTTGAGGTCAGAATTCCTCGCCTCCGACCTTGGCATTGACTCGGCTGCATACAAGAACAGCGCGGGGCCTTTGTCGCTGCTGGTGGACGAGGGGCGCAAGGCCGATCCGTCGGCGGGCCTTGCCACCGATCTCTGGTCGCAGTTCGTCGATCATCTGGAGGGACCGGCGGGCACCTTCCGCACCACCGCGTATGTCGATGAAGCTTACGTGACCCTTCTCGCGCGGCTTCTGAGCGCGAACGTGCTGACAGGCAAGGCGGTGCTCAGCACGGACGACGAATTGAAGACAATCCTGAACGGGGAATTCTTCCGCAACAATTTCCAGCTGGAGAATGTGGTCGAGCAGGATTATTTCGGCTGGCTTCTCAGCCCGGTCTACATCGACCGGCTTGTCGCGGTGGCCCGAGACCTCCAGCGCGATCTCTATGCTTACGATTTCAGCTGGTATCCCGAAGAGGATTTATTCGGCCGCTTTATGGCGCAGCTCGCCCGCCGCAGCCAGCGCAAGCTGCTCGGCCAGGAATGGACCCCGCACTGGCTCGCGCGCCTGCTTGCCGACCGTTGCATCGACGGCCTCCCGAACGGGGAAAGCCCCCGGATCGTCGATATGTGCTGCGGGTCCGGCACGATGCTCGCAGAAATCATAAAGGCCACACGGGTCCGGTTCGGCTTTTCCGCCATCGAACAGCTTGAAGACGTGGCGACCGGATTCGACATCGACCCGCTGGCGGTCAGTCTCGCCAAGACGACCTGGGTCGTCAGCCTCTCGGCTGAGATCAAGGCGGCGACGAAGCCCATCGTCATCCCGGTCTATCATGCGGACTCGCTGTTCGCCGTCACACCGGTTTCGGCGTCAGTTCCGCTGGTCGGCGAAAGCGATACCATACCGGTATCGCTTGACGGCACGACCGTACATCTGCCGACAGCGTTGGTGCAGCCGGCATACCGCGAATTTTTCGACAAGATCGTGGACTGGGCCTATGACGAGGCGCGCGATGCGCAGCAGCGCGGAACCGTTGCGGGTTTCAGCAAGGCGGACGCGGATAGTTTTCTCGATGGCACGATCGCCGTGTTCGGGATCACGTTGTCGCCGGAGCTTTACAAGCAGCTTTCCGAGGCGTTGTTCCCGCTGGCGCATCGCATGGCTGAACTGGCCGTTGCCGGGCGCAACGGCATCTGGGCGTTCATCCTGCGCAATACCTACAGGCCGGGGCTCCTGACCGGCCACTTCAACGGGCTTGTGTCCAATCCGCCATGGCTCGCCATGAGCGGGCTGGCCGACAACCCGTACCGGGACTTGCTGAAAGGCCGAGCGAAACTCTACGGCATCCAGCCCGCAGGACAGTCCTTTCTCCATCTTGAGCTGGGCACGATGCACCTGCTTCATGCCATCGACCGTTATTTGGGACCGGATGCCTGCGTCGCCTGTCTTGTACCCGGCACGGTGCTGAACGGCACCCACCACGAAAGGCTCAGGCAGCATGATTTCCTGACAAGCGACCGCCCCGTCCCGTTCGACATCGCCGAAATCTGGCAGGCCGCGCCCGGAACCTTCAAATATCCCGGCGCGGCGCTGGTCGGTCACAAAAGAGCGAATACGACCGGTCTTCCACAAAGCACGTTTAGCGGCTTTGTGGCGACAGACGCGGGGCTGAACGCCGCAGGCTTTTCGGTTCGCACCATCGGTTCGGCGCGCAGCGCCTGGGTGCTCGAAACGGGCGGCGGTTCAGCCGTGGCCGGCGGTGGCGGCGACCTGCCGCAGCAAGGAGCCGACCTTATGCCGCGCACGGCCGTCTGCGTGGACATCGTCCAGAATGCGGGCGCGGAGGTTCGCGTCGATACGCCGACACGCGCTTCCGCGTGGGGATTTACGATCAAATCAGCCAAAGAAATGGCGGCAGACCGCTTCCCCGGCCACGTCGCGCCGCGCTTTCTTTTCCGCATGGCCCAGTCGGAAAACCTGCTGCCGTTCGTGCTCGGTGTCCATCGCGCGCCGCTGGCTCTGCCGGCGCTGCGCGCGGCGGGCGGAACGTGGAGCATTCTCGACGAGGCCGAAATCCGTAGGCAGGGCTTTACCCAGACCGCACGGCGGTTCGCCGCGATCAACCAGAGGCTCAAAACGGTGGGGAAAGGCAAGTCGGTCCAACAGCGCATCGATGAGCGGGGTAAGCTTTCCAAGCAAGTCTTCGGTATGAGCGGGTACCTCATTCTGGCCGGTGCCGGCGGCAAGATCATCTGCGCGGCGTGCGTTCCGGTTGCGCAGGCTCAGGACCTTGTCGTTGACCAGACGCTGTACTGGAAAGTTGTGACGGACGCGGACGAGGCCTGGTACCAGGTCGGCATGCTCAACAGCGAGGCTCTCACCAACGCCACCCTCGCGTTTAACCCGAAGGGCGATTTCGGGGAGCGGCATCTTCACACGCTACCCTACAGAATGATGCCCGCGTACGATGCCGCCAACGGCGATCATCAGCAGATCGCGGTCCTTGCCGAGGATATTGCCACACTAGCGGACGGCCATTGCACGACGGACCTGTATCTGGCTGATCCTGCCAAAGCACTGACGGCGCGCCGCCGCAAATTGCGCACGCTGCTCGAAGCATCGCCGCTACTGGCGCAGCTTGAAACATTGGCGCAGTCGGCGCTGGCCGGTGCATCCACCGCGCCATCCGGCGGCAGCGGTAGCGGGACGCAGGCTCCGGTATGCTGA
- a CDS encoding phospholipase D family protein, with product MLIVQNAAEPARLRNALVDMVAAGAIDIRAASAYVTLGGANILLSAVANAVGPAAFAAMPKTLVTSFDFGLTEPQALQHWRGLANATVLVSGAQRLAQGSLMPLRAFHPKLYVFGTDPQTCCTLVGSANLTSRGFSVNTEAAWAQQGVPRADADEAFDKARFETTALTDDLLAAYTALRQAQPPPPEIEQEAQPVAAPAPVAGAALPLFRVAIETGVINPADYAAMWVHGEALQGGSSNQLELPRGGHRFFGFVFDQYDYPHNLIIGEPVLRSGARVWNDRRLTWHGNNKMERMNLPTAAQGGFNYADSAVMFRRLTNDSFELIVTPWESDLARSWRQASAQRQTLFRLGTVATNRVVGLL from the coding sequence ATGCTGATCGTCCAGAACGCCGCAGAACCGGCGCGCTTGCGCAATGCTCTCGTCGATATGGTCGCGGCGGGCGCCATCGATATCCGCGCCGCCTCCGCATACGTCACGCTCGGCGGCGCAAACATATTGCTGTCTGCCGTCGCAAATGCCGTGGGGCCGGCCGCATTCGCGGCGATGCCCAAAACCCTTGTGACATCCTTTGATTTCGGCCTTACCGAACCTCAAGCCTTGCAGCATTGGCGCGGGCTGGCGAACGCCACTGTTCTGGTGTCGGGCGCGCAGAGGCTGGCGCAGGGCTCGCTTATGCCGCTGCGCGCCTTTCATCCCAAACTATACGTCTTTGGCACCGATCCCCAAACATGCTGCACGCTGGTCGGCTCGGCGAACCTGACCAGCCGCGGTTTTAGCGTGAATACCGAGGCGGCATGGGCACAGCAGGGCGTTCCGCGCGCCGATGCCGATGAAGCCTTCGACAAGGCCCGCTTTGAAACGACTGCTCTCACCGACGACTTGCTCGCAGCCTATACCGCCCTGCGACAGGCCCAGCCGCCGCCCCCCGAAATCGAGCAGGAGGCACAGCCTGTAGCAGCACCGGCACCGGTGGCGGGTGCCGCGTTGCCCTTGTTCCGCGTCGCCATTGAAACCGGAGTGATCAACCCCGCCGACTATGCCGCCATGTGGGTTCACGGCGAGGCCCTTCAGGGCGGATCGAGCAACCAACTGGAGCTGCCGCGCGGCGGACACCGGTTCTTCGGCTTCGTGTTCGACCAATACGACTATCCGCATAACTTGATAATCGGTGAGCCCGTCCTCCGCAGCGGCGCGCGCGTGTGGAACGACCGGCGACTGACTTGGCATGGCAATAACAAGATGGAGCGGATGAACCTGCCGACTGCCGCACAGGGCGGGTTCAATTATGCCGACTCGGCGGTCATGTTCCGCCGCCTGACCAACGATTCCTTCGAGCTGATCGTGACCCCCTGGGAGTCCGACCTTGCACGTTCGTGGCGGCAGGCCTCGGCACAGCGTCAAACGCTTTTTCGCCTCGGCACGGTGGCCACCAACAGGGTTGTCGGTTTGCTGTAA
- a CDS encoding AAA family ATPase encodes MNKKANKTVLETILDWSADRPLWQRDALRRIVTGGTPDDDGVKDILALCKKEHGAEGIALEPAALEAAHLPAAPAGGESIALASVGDIAGVNQLAPGQSLPFEAAGLTIVYGPNGSGKSGYGRVLKRACRARKAGEIMPDAYNPPPAGKATGTFSILKDGVAAPPVSWTDDGKPDAVLSAVSVFDRDCGSVHVQEKNEVAFRPFGLDIPDDLAGVCQALKQKLGAEETQLNAVRDPVFDKPTWNPATPVGAIMSALSHDTDLAALEKLGEMSADERARLARLDEDLLKNPADAAAEQRLFAGNVRLLIATLDRLAAAYGDEKLAGMKTLADAARDKRAAADLAARETFDGLSIPGVGGETWRALWEAARRYSEQTAYPGAPFPPTGDEACVLCHQALHAEAKDRLGSFEAFVRADAESQAARAEQDYSEALAAFTARQPDVRVIAQARQRIALQNPGLARKVLRFVASADLRRLKCLRALSTADPLILPPFSPSPKAELEALAATLEAYAAELDEAADAEGRDRLILERDSLTDRAAVADFLETAKKEIKRLDDLRIVRACITDTATNAITKLGNDIADNVITPKMRDQFQSEIVRLAAEKVRVEIVRSGGQYGSPNYQVRLFANPKAKVHMVLSEGEQTCVALAAFLTELATAQHKSALVFDDPVTSLDHRWREKVADRLVEESATRQIIVFTHDMVFVNDLHDKAVREAVPMKLVSLSRGPAGTGMVTDGLPWQHAGIRDRVDKLEKAAREARNLYDANDEEGYRDAAVKIYDRLRATWERGLEDVAFAGVIHRHRDYIDTKNLKRVTVIEDADVETFRKNFKKCSDLVDAHDPSRARDGAVPPPDDILADIKTLADWADSIRVRQNALP; translated from the coding sequence ATGAACAAGAAAGCAAACAAGACCGTTCTCGAAACCATACTCGACTGGTCGGCTGACCGCCCGCTTTGGCAACGCGATGCCCTGCGCCGGATCGTGACCGGCGGAACGCCCGATGACGATGGGGTGAAGGACATCCTGGCCCTGTGCAAGAAGGAGCACGGTGCCGAAGGTATTGCGTTGGAACCGGCGGCCCTCGAAGCCGCGCATTTGCCGGCCGCCCCCGCCGGCGGCGAGTCGATAGCACTGGCAAGCGTCGGGGATATCGCCGGTGTAAACCAGCTTGCCCCCGGCCAGTCCCTACCGTTTGAAGCGGCGGGGCTCACCATCGTGTACGGGCCGAACGGGTCCGGCAAGTCGGGTTACGGGCGAGTGCTCAAGCGCGCCTGCCGCGCGCGCAAGGCGGGCGAGATCATGCCGGATGCGTACAACCCGCCGCCCGCCGGCAAAGCGACCGGCACTTTTTCGATTCTCAAGGACGGTGTAGCCGCACCGCCCGTCAGCTGGACCGACGACGGCAAGCCGGACGCGGTGCTGTCTGCCGTCAGCGTCTTTGACCGGGACTGCGGCTCGGTGCATGTGCAGGAAAAGAACGAAGTGGCGTTCAGGCCCTTCGGCTTGGATATTCCCGACGACCTCGCCGGTGTTTGCCAGGCGCTCAAGCAGAAACTGGGTGCTGAAGAAACCCAGCTCAATGCGGTCCGCGACCCGGTCTTCGATAAGCCGACGTGGAACCCGGCCACGCCGGTCGGCGCGATCATGTCGGCACTGAGCCATGACACCGATCTTGCCGCGCTTGAGAAACTTGGTGAGATGAGCGCCGACGAGCGGGCGCGGCTGGCACGCCTTGACGAAGACCTGCTGAAAAACCCGGCGGACGCTGCCGCCGAACAGAGGCTTTTTGCCGGCAATGTACGGCTGCTGATCGCTACCCTGGACAGGCTTGCCGCCGCCTATGGGGATGAAAAGCTGGCCGGGATGAAAACGCTGGCGGACGCGGCGCGGGACAAGCGGGCGGCGGCCGATCTTGCCGCGCGCGAGACCTTTGACGGCCTTTCCATTCCCGGTGTCGGCGGGGAAACATGGCGGGCGCTATGGGAGGCCGCCCGCCGCTATTCGGAACAAACGGCTTATCCCGGCGCGCCTTTCCCGCCCACAGGGGACGAAGCCTGCGTCCTGTGTCACCAGGCGCTGCATGCGGAGGCCAAGGACCGGCTGGGGAGCTTCGAGGCATTCGTCCGCGCGGATGCCGAATCACAAGCGGCGCGCGCCGAGCAGGACTATTCCGAGGCTCTTGCCGCATTCACGGCGCGGCAACCGGACGTGCGCGTGATCGCGCAGGCGCGCCAGCGCATCGCCCTCCAGAACCCCGGCCTTGCCCGCAAGGTTTTGCGCTTTGTCGCCAGCGCGGATTTGCGCCGCCTGAAATGCCTTCGCGCCCTTTCGACCGCTGACCCGCTAATCCTGCCACCGTTTTCGCCGTCACCGAAGGCGGAGCTGGAGGCGTTAGCGGCCACTCTGGAAGCCTATGCTGCGGAACTTGACGAAGCGGCCGACGCTGAGGGCCGCGACCGGCTGATCCTCGAACGTGACTCGTTGACAGACCGGGCGGCGGTTGCCGACTTTCTCGAAACCGCAAAGAAAGAAATCAAGCGACTTGATGACCTGCGCATTGTCCGCGCCTGCATCACTGACACGGCAACCAACGCCATCACCAAGCTCGGCAACGATATCGCCGACAATGTCATCACCCCGAAAATGCGCGACCAGTTCCAGTCGGAAATCGTCCGTCTCGCAGCGGAGAAAGTGCGCGTGGAAATCGTGCGCTCGGGCGGGCAGTACGGCTCGCCCAACTACCAGGTGCGCCTCTTTGCCAACCCGAAAGCCAAGGTCCACATGGTCCTGAGCGAGGGTGAGCAAACCTGCGTCGCTCTCGCCGCGTTCCTCACCGAACTGGCGACGGCCCAGCATAAATCTGCGCTGGTGTTCGATGACCCGGTGACATCGCTCGATCATCGCTGGCGCGAAAAGGTGGCGGACCGGCTTGTCGAAGAATCCGCAACCCGCCAGATTATCGTCTTCACCCATGACATGGTGTTCGTGAACGACCTTCACGACAAGGCCGTCCGCGAGGCTGTTCCTATGAAGCTCGTCAGCCTGTCGCGAGGGCCAGCCGGGACGGGCATGGTCACGGACGGCTTGCCCTGGCAGCACGCCGGTATCCGCGACCGGGTTGATAAGCTGGAAAAGGCGGCGCGAGAGGCGCGGAATCTGTATGACGCGAACGATGAAGAAGGATACCGGGACGCAGCCGTGAAAATCTATGACCGGCTGCGGGCGACGTGGGAGCGCGGGCTGGAAGATGTCGCCTTTGCCGGGGTCATCCACCGCCACCGGGACTATATCGACACGAAGAACCTGAAACGGGTGACTGTCATTGAAGACGCGGATGTCGAGACATTCCGCAAGAATTTCAAGAAGTGCAGCGACCTCGTGGACGCGCACGACCCGTCGCGCGCACGGGACGGCGCGGTGCCGCCGCCCGACGACATCCTTGCCGACATCAAGACTCTTGCGGATTGGGCGGATTCGATCCGGGTCCGGCAGAACGCCTTGCCGTGA